A single genomic interval of Heliangelus exortis chromosome 20, bHelExo1.hap1, whole genome shotgun sequence harbors:
- the AXIN2 gene encoding axin-2 isoform X1: MSSAVVLAHLPDPSSSFREDAPRPPVPGEEGETPCPQLASSFLPKSQSFKAMPVPPAPRRNENGLGEPEGSASPDSPLARWTKSLHSLLGDQDGAYLFRTFLEREKCVDTLDFWFACNGFRQMDLKDTKTLRVAKAIYKRYIENNSIVSKQLKPATKTYIRDSIKKQQIDSIMFDQAQTEIQTVMEENAYQMFLTSDIYLEYVRSGGENPAYINSNGLGSLKVVCGYLPTLNEEEEWSCADFKNKILPSVVGLSSKTLRVTANVRATEAIENGYRSFKRNDPVNPYHVNSGYVFAPATSANDSEISSDALTDDSMSMTDSSVDGIPPYRIGSKKQLQREMHRSVKANGQVSLPHFPRTHRLPKEMTPVEPAAFAAELISRLEKLKQEQETMDSLEERLQQIKEDEEKEGSELLSSLQSSREMANPQHPQHPLSLLPSGSYDEDPQAILDEHLSRVLKTPGCQSPGMGRHSPRARSPDRLPVGKLQPGTASPAACALVGKGFLTKQTTKHVHHHYIHHHTVPKTKEQIEAEAAQRVQCCCPAGSDFYCYPKCKGHPKNTDPPLPSLEPFGRTGTLPKRPGRGTESIALLAGDGGLPGPGGVQLPGGEADRAQNVWQWMLESERQNKHKPHSAQSTKKPYSSDFAKGPPGRHHPWGTSSHPRGVQPAHPFIQDPAMPPLTPPNTLAQLEEACRRLAEVSKPQKQRCSTSNQQRDRNHSAAIQGGNTPFCNASLTTEDHKEPKKLPVVHTSQSSELVVTYFFCGEEIPYRRMLKAQSLTLGHFKEHLSKKGNYRYYFKKASDEFDCGAVFEEIWEDETILPMYEGRILGKVERID; this comes from the exons ATGAGCAGCGCTGTGGTCCTCGCCCACCTCCCagaccccagcagcagcttcagggaAGACGCCCCCCGACCCCCTGTCccgggggaggaaggagaaacacCATGCCCACAACTTGCCAGCTCGTTTCTCCCCAAAAGCCAAAGCTTCAAGGCCATGCCAGTGCCTCCTGCCCCGCGGAGGAATGAGAACGGACTCGGGGAGCCGGAAGGCAGCGCGTCTCCAGACTCCCCTCTGGCCAGATGGACCAAATCTTTGCATTCCTTGTTGGGAGATCAAGATGGTGCCTATCTTTTTCGGACCtttctggaaagggaaaaatgtgtGGATACCTTAGACTTCTGGTTTGCCTGCAATGGCTTCAGGCAGATGGACCTTAAGGATACCAAAACTTTAAGAGTAGCCAAAGCTATATACAAAAGGTACATCGAGAACAACAGCATCGTCTCCAAGCAGCTCAAACCTGCTACCAAGACCTACATAAGGGATAGCATCAAGAAGCAGCAGATAGATTCTATCATGTTTGATCAGGCACAGACTGAGATTCAGACTGTGATGGAGGAAAATGCTTACCAGATGTTTTTAACTTCTGATATATACCTCGAATATGTAAGGAGTGGAGGAGAGAATCCTGCTTACATCAACAGCAACGGACTGGGGAGCTTAAAAGTTGTCTGTGGCTATCTCCCAACCTTGAATGAAGAAGAGGAATGGAGCTGTGCagactttaaaaacaaaatcttgcCTTCAGTGGTTGGACTATCCAGCAAGACGTTGAGGGTTACAGCGAATGTCAGAGCTACGGAAGCGATCGAGAACGGATACAG GTCCTTCAAGAGGAACGACCCCGTTAACCCATACCATGTGAATTCTGGCTATGTTTTTGCCCCAGCAACCAGTGCCAATGACAGTGAGATCTCCAGTGATGCTCTGACAGATGACTCCATGTCCATGACAGACAGCAGCGT AGATGGGATCCCCCCGTACAGGATTGGGAGCAAGAAGCAGCTCCAGCGGGAGATGCATCGGAGCGTCAAGGCCAATGGTCAAGTTTCTCTACCTCATTTTCCG AGGACCCATCGTCTTCCCAAGGAGATGACCCCGGTGGAGCCGGCTGCCTTCGCCGCGGAGCTCATTTCCCGCctggagaagctgaagcaggagcaggaaaCCATGGACAGTCtggaggagaggctgcagcaaATCAAGGAG GATGAAGAGAAGGAGGGCTCGGAGCTCctcagcagcctgcagagcagtCGGGAGATGGCGAACCCCCAGCACCCGCAGCACCCGCTCTCGCTCCTGCCCTCTGGCAGCTACGACGAGGACCCCCAGGCCATCCTGGACGAGCACCTCTCCCGGGTGCTGAAGACCCCCGGCTGCCAGTCACCCGGCATGGGCCGGCACAGCCCTCGCGCCCGCTCCCCTGACCGCTTGCCCGTGGGCAAGCTGCAGCCCGGCACGGCCTCGCCGGCGGCGTGCGCCTTGGTGGGCAAGGGCTTCCTCACCAAGCAGACCACCAAGCACGTCCACCACCACTACATCCACCACCACACCGTGCCCAAAACGAAGGAGCAGATCGAAGCGGAGGCGGCTCAGAGggtgcagtgctgctgcccgGCGGGCAGCGACTTCTACTGCTACCCCAAGTGCAAGGGACACCCCAAAAACACCGACCCCCCTCTCCCTTCACTGGAGCCCTTCGG CAGGACGGGGACGTTGCCGAAGAGGCCGGGCAGAGGGACGGAGAGCATCGCCCTGCTGGCTGGGGACGGGGGGCTGCCCGGCCCCGGGGGGGTGCAGCTCCCCGGGGGTGAGGCCGACCGGGCACAGAACGTCTGGCAGTGGATGTTGGAGAGCGAGAGACAAAATAAGCACAAGCCCCATAG CGCACAGAGCACAAAGAAGCCCTACAGCTCCGACTTCGCCAAGGGGCCCCCCGGCCGCCACCACCCCTGGGGGACCAGCAGCCACCCGCGTGGGGTGCAGCCCGCCCACCCCTTCATCCAGGACCCTGCCATgccccccctcaccccacccAACACCCTGGCCCAGCTGGAGGAAGCGTGTCGCCGCCTCGCCGAGGTCTCCAAGCCACAGAAACAACG ATGTTCAACCTCAAATCAGCAGAGGGATCGAAACCACTCTGCTGCCATTCAGGGGGGAAACACCCCTTTCTGCAATGCAAGTCTAACAACAGAAGA tcacAAAGAGCCAAAGAAACTGCCAGTTGTTCACACCTCTCAGTCCAGTGAGTTGGTCGTCACCTATTTTTTTTGTGGAGAAGAAATTCCCTACAGGAGGATGTTAAAGGCCCAGAGCCTGACACTTGGGCACTTTAAAGAACATCTGAGCAAAAAGGGAAATTACAG ATACTACTTCAAAAAAGCAAGCGACGAGTTTGACTGCGGCGCGGTGTTTGAAGAGATTTGGGAAGATGAAACCATCCTGCCCATGTACGAAGGAAGGATTCTTGGGAAAGTAGAAAGGATTGATTGA
- the AXIN2 gene encoding axin-2 isoform X3, whose product MSSAVVLAHLPDPSSSFREDAPRPPVPGEEGETPCPQLASSFLPKSQSFKAMPVPPAPRRNENGLGEPEGSASPDSPLARWTKSLHSLLGDQDGAYLFRTFLEREKCVDTLDFWFACNGFRQMDLKDTKTLRVAKAIYKRYIENNSIVSKQLKPATKTYIRDSIKKQQIDSIMFDQAQTEIQTVMEENAYQMFLTSDIYLEYVRSGGENPAYINSNGLGSLKVVCGYLPTLNEEEEWSCADFKNKILPSVVGLSSKTLRVTANVRATEAIENGYRSFKRNDPVNPYHVNSGYVFAPATSANDSEISSDALTDDSMSMTDSSVDGIPPYRIGSKKQLQREMHRSVKANGQVSLPHFPRTHRLPKEMTPVEPAAFAAELISRLEKLKQEQETMDSLEERLQQIKEDEEKEGSELLSSLQSSREMANPQHPQHPLSLLPSGSYDEDPQAILDEHLSRVLKTPGCQSPGMGRHSPRARSPDRLPVGKLQPGTASPAACALVGKGFLTKQTTKHVHHHYIHHHTVPKTKEQIEAEAAQRVQCCCPAGSDFYCYPKCKGHPKNTDPPLPSLEPFGRTGTLPKRPGRGTESIALLAGDGGLPGPGGVQLPGGEADRAQNVWQWMLESERQNKHKPHSAQSTKKPYSSDFAKGPPGRHHPWGTSSHPRGVQPAHPFIQDPAMPPLTPPNTLAQLEEACRRLAEVSKPQKQRHKEPKKLPVVHTSQSSELVVTYFFCGEEIPYRRMLKAQSLTLGHFKEHLSKKGNYRYYFKKASDEFDCGAVFEEIWEDETILPMYEGRILGKVERID is encoded by the exons ATGAGCAGCGCTGTGGTCCTCGCCCACCTCCCagaccccagcagcagcttcagggaAGACGCCCCCCGACCCCCTGTCccgggggaggaaggagaaacacCATGCCCACAACTTGCCAGCTCGTTTCTCCCCAAAAGCCAAAGCTTCAAGGCCATGCCAGTGCCTCCTGCCCCGCGGAGGAATGAGAACGGACTCGGGGAGCCGGAAGGCAGCGCGTCTCCAGACTCCCCTCTGGCCAGATGGACCAAATCTTTGCATTCCTTGTTGGGAGATCAAGATGGTGCCTATCTTTTTCGGACCtttctggaaagggaaaaatgtgtGGATACCTTAGACTTCTGGTTTGCCTGCAATGGCTTCAGGCAGATGGACCTTAAGGATACCAAAACTTTAAGAGTAGCCAAAGCTATATACAAAAGGTACATCGAGAACAACAGCATCGTCTCCAAGCAGCTCAAACCTGCTACCAAGACCTACATAAGGGATAGCATCAAGAAGCAGCAGATAGATTCTATCATGTTTGATCAGGCACAGACTGAGATTCAGACTGTGATGGAGGAAAATGCTTACCAGATGTTTTTAACTTCTGATATATACCTCGAATATGTAAGGAGTGGAGGAGAGAATCCTGCTTACATCAACAGCAACGGACTGGGGAGCTTAAAAGTTGTCTGTGGCTATCTCCCAACCTTGAATGAAGAAGAGGAATGGAGCTGTGCagactttaaaaacaaaatcttgcCTTCAGTGGTTGGACTATCCAGCAAGACGTTGAGGGTTACAGCGAATGTCAGAGCTACGGAAGCGATCGAGAACGGATACAG GTCCTTCAAGAGGAACGACCCCGTTAACCCATACCATGTGAATTCTGGCTATGTTTTTGCCCCAGCAACCAGTGCCAATGACAGTGAGATCTCCAGTGATGCTCTGACAGATGACTCCATGTCCATGACAGACAGCAGCGT AGATGGGATCCCCCCGTACAGGATTGGGAGCAAGAAGCAGCTCCAGCGGGAGATGCATCGGAGCGTCAAGGCCAATGGTCAAGTTTCTCTACCTCATTTTCCG AGGACCCATCGTCTTCCCAAGGAGATGACCCCGGTGGAGCCGGCTGCCTTCGCCGCGGAGCTCATTTCCCGCctggagaagctgaagcaggagcaggaaaCCATGGACAGTCtggaggagaggctgcagcaaATCAAGGAG GATGAAGAGAAGGAGGGCTCGGAGCTCctcagcagcctgcagagcagtCGGGAGATGGCGAACCCCCAGCACCCGCAGCACCCGCTCTCGCTCCTGCCCTCTGGCAGCTACGACGAGGACCCCCAGGCCATCCTGGACGAGCACCTCTCCCGGGTGCTGAAGACCCCCGGCTGCCAGTCACCCGGCATGGGCCGGCACAGCCCTCGCGCCCGCTCCCCTGACCGCTTGCCCGTGGGCAAGCTGCAGCCCGGCACGGCCTCGCCGGCGGCGTGCGCCTTGGTGGGCAAGGGCTTCCTCACCAAGCAGACCACCAAGCACGTCCACCACCACTACATCCACCACCACACCGTGCCCAAAACGAAGGAGCAGATCGAAGCGGAGGCGGCTCAGAGggtgcagtgctgctgcccgGCGGGCAGCGACTTCTACTGCTACCCCAAGTGCAAGGGACACCCCAAAAACACCGACCCCCCTCTCCCTTCACTGGAGCCCTTCGG CAGGACGGGGACGTTGCCGAAGAGGCCGGGCAGAGGGACGGAGAGCATCGCCCTGCTGGCTGGGGACGGGGGGCTGCCCGGCCCCGGGGGGGTGCAGCTCCCCGGGGGTGAGGCCGACCGGGCACAGAACGTCTGGCAGTGGATGTTGGAGAGCGAGAGACAAAATAAGCACAAGCCCCATAG CGCACAGAGCACAAAGAAGCCCTACAGCTCCGACTTCGCCAAGGGGCCCCCCGGCCGCCACCACCCCTGGGGGACCAGCAGCCACCCGCGTGGGGTGCAGCCCGCCCACCCCTTCATCCAGGACCCTGCCATgccccccctcaccccacccAACACCCTGGCCCAGCTGGAGGAAGCGTGTCGCCGCCTCGCCGAGGTCTCCAAGCCACAGAAACAACG tcacAAAGAGCCAAAGAAACTGCCAGTTGTTCACACCTCTCAGTCCAGTGAGTTGGTCGTCACCTATTTTTTTTGTGGAGAAGAAATTCCCTACAGGAGGATGTTAAAGGCCCAGAGCCTGACACTTGGGCACTTTAAAGAACATCTGAGCAAAAAGGGAAATTACAG ATACTACTTCAAAAAAGCAAGCGACGAGTTTGACTGCGGCGCGGTGTTTGAAGAGATTTGGGAAGATGAAACCATCCTGCCCATGTACGAAGGAAGGATTCTTGGGAAAGTAGAAAGGATTGATTGA
- the AXIN2 gene encoding axin-2 isoform X2 → MSSAVVLAHLPDPSSSFREDAPRPPVPGEEGETPCPQLASSFLPKSQSFKAMPVPPAPRRNENGLGEPEGSASPDSPLARWTKSLHSLLGDQDGAYLFRTFLEREKCVDTLDFWFACNGFRQMDLKDTKTLRVAKAIYKRYIENNSIVSKQLKPATKTYIRDSIKKQQIDSIMFDQAQTEIQTVMEENAYQMFLTSDIYLEYVRSGGENPAYINSNGLGSLKVVCGYLPTLNEEEEWSCADFKNKILPSVVGLSSKTLRVTANVRATEAIENGYRSFKRNDPVNPYHVNSGYVFAPATSANDSEISSDALTDDSMSMTDSSVDGIPPYRIGSKKQLQREMHRSVKANGQVSLPHFPRTHRLPKEMTPVEPAAFAAELISRLEKLKQEQETMDSLEERLQQIKEDEEKEGSELLSSLQSSREMANPQHPQHPLSLLPSGSYDEDPQAILDEHLSRVLKTPGCQSPGMGRHSPRARSPDRLPVGKLQPGTASPAACALVGKGFLTKQTTKHVHHHYIHHHTVPKTKEQIEAEAAQRVQCCCPAGSDFYCYPKCKGHPKNTDPPLPSLEPFGTGTLPKRPGRGTESIALLAGDGGLPGPGGVQLPGGEADRAQNVWQWMLESERQNKHKPHSAQSTKKPYSSDFAKGPPGRHHPWGTSSHPRGVQPAHPFIQDPAMPPLTPPNTLAQLEEACRRLAEVSKPQKQRCSTSNQQRDRNHSAAIQGGNTPFCNASLTTEDHKEPKKLPVVHTSQSSELVVTYFFCGEEIPYRRMLKAQSLTLGHFKEHLSKKGNYRYYFKKASDEFDCGAVFEEIWEDETILPMYEGRILGKVERID, encoded by the exons ATGAGCAGCGCTGTGGTCCTCGCCCACCTCCCagaccccagcagcagcttcagggaAGACGCCCCCCGACCCCCTGTCccgggggaggaaggagaaacacCATGCCCACAACTTGCCAGCTCGTTTCTCCCCAAAAGCCAAAGCTTCAAGGCCATGCCAGTGCCTCCTGCCCCGCGGAGGAATGAGAACGGACTCGGGGAGCCGGAAGGCAGCGCGTCTCCAGACTCCCCTCTGGCCAGATGGACCAAATCTTTGCATTCCTTGTTGGGAGATCAAGATGGTGCCTATCTTTTTCGGACCtttctggaaagggaaaaatgtgtGGATACCTTAGACTTCTGGTTTGCCTGCAATGGCTTCAGGCAGATGGACCTTAAGGATACCAAAACTTTAAGAGTAGCCAAAGCTATATACAAAAGGTACATCGAGAACAACAGCATCGTCTCCAAGCAGCTCAAACCTGCTACCAAGACCTACATAAGGGATAGCATCAAGAAGCAGCAGATAGATTCTATCATGTTTGATCAGGCACAGACTGAGATTCAGACTGTGATGGAGGAAAATGCTTACCAGATGTTTTTAACTTCTGATATATACCTCGAATATGTAAGGAGTGGAGGAGAGAATCCTGCTTACATCAACAGCAACGGACTGGGGAGCTTAAAAGTTGTCTGTGGCTATCTCCCAACCTTGAATGAAGAAGAGGAATGGAGCTGTGCagactttaaaaacaaaatcttgcCTTCAGTGGTTGGACTATCCAGCAAGACGTTGAGGGTTACAGCGAATGTCAGAGCTACGGAAGCGATCGAGAACGGATACAG GTCCTTCAAGAGGAACGACCCCGTTAACCCATACCATGTGAATTCTGGCTATGTTTTTGCCCCAGCAACCAGTGCCAATGACAGTGAGATCTCCAGTGATGCTCTGACAGATGACTCCATGTCCATGACAGACAGCAGCGT AGATGGGATCCCCCCGTACAGGATTGGGAGCAAGAAGCAGCTCCAGCGGGAGATGCATCGGAGCGTCAAGGCCAATGGTCAAGTTTCTCTACCTCATTTTCCG AGGACCCATCGTCTTCCCAAGGAGATGACCCCGGTGGAGCCGGCTGCCTTCGCCGCGGAGCTCATTTCCCGCctggagaagctgaagcaggagcaggaaaCCATGGACAGTCtggaggagaggctgcagcaaATCAAGGAG GATGAAGAGAAGGAGGGCTCGGAGCTCctcagcagcctgcagagcagtCGGGAGATGGCGAACCCCCAGCACCCGCAGCACCCGCTCTCGCTCCTGCCCTCTGGCAGCTACGACGAGGACCCCCAGGCCATCCTGGACGAGCACCTCTCCCGGGTGCTGAAGACCCCCGGCTGCCAGTCACCCGGCATGGGCCGGCACAGCCCTCGCGCCCGCTCCCCTGACCGCTTGCCCGTGGGCAAGCTGCAGCCCGGCACGGCCTCGCCGGCGGCGTGCGCCTTGGTGGGCAAGGGCTTCCTCACCAAGCAGACCACCAAGCACGTCCACCACCACTACATCCACCACCACACCGTGCCCAAAACGAAGGAGCAGATCGAAGCGGAGGCGGCTCAGAGggtgcagtgctgctgcccgGCGGGCAGCGACTTCTACTGCTACCCCAAGTGCAAGGGACACCCCAAAAACACCGACCCCCCTCTCCCTTCACTGGAGCCCTTCGG GACGGGGACGTTGCCGAAGAGGCCGGGCAGAGGGACGGAGAGCATCGCCCTGCTGGCTGGGGACGGGGGGCTGCCCGGCCCCGGGGGGGTGCAGCTCCCCGGGGGTGAGGCCGACCGGGCACAGAACGTCTGGCAGTGGATGTTGGAGAGCGAGAGACAAAATAAGCACAAGCCCCATAG CGCACAGAGCACAAAGAAGCCCTACAGCTCCGACTTCGCCAAGGGGCCCCCCGGCCGCCACCACCCCTGGGGGACCAGCAGCCACCCGCGTGGGGTGCAGCCCGCCCACCCCTTCATCCAGGACCCTGCCATgccccccctcaccccacccAACACCCTGGCCCAGCTGGAGGAAGCGTGTCGCCGCCTCGCCGAGGTCTCCAAGCCACAGAAACAACG ATGTTCAACCTCAAATCAGCAGAGGGATCGAAACCACTCTGCTGCCATTCAGGGGGGAAACACCCCTTTCTGCAATGCAAGTCTAACAACAGAAGA tcacAAAGAGCCAAAGAAACTGCCAGTTGTTCACACCTCTCAGTCCAGTGAGTTGGTCGTCACCTATTTTTTTTGTGGAGAAGAAATTCCCTACAGGAGGATGTTAAAGGCCCAGAGCCTGACACTTGGGCACTTTAAAGAACATCTGAGCAAAAAGGGAAATTACAG ATACTACTTCAAAAAAGCAAGCGACGAGTTTGACTGCGGCGCGGTGTTTGAAGAGATTTGGGAAGATGAAACCATCCTGCCCATGTACGAAGGAAGGATTCTTGGGAAAGTAGAAAGGATTGATTGA